The Pseudomonas azadiae genome contains a region encoding:
- a CDS encoding multicopper oxidase family protein, with amino-acid sequence MSRSFSRRQILGGLAGLAVVGVGAGGAYRYWLGKVAEAEAGHDYELIAAPLDVELVPGHKTPAWAFGPSAPGTELRVRQGEWLRVRFINHLPVATTIHWHGIRLPLEMDGVPYVSQLPVLPGEYFDYKFRVPDAGSYWYHPHVNSSEELGRGLVGPLIIEEREPTGFKHERTLSLKSWHVDEEGAFVAFSIPREAARGGTAGRLSTINGVSQAVIDLPAGQITRVRLLNLDNTLTYRLNIPGVEAQIYALDGNPIEPRPLGKEYWLGPGMRICLAIKAPPAGEELSIRNGPVRLGTFRSVASTDAPAQWPPALPANPISEPDLATAEKLNFNFEWVGSVSVDDGKPPSLWQINGKAWDITDKTCADRPIAKLEKGKSYIFELKNMTQYQHPIHLHGMSFKVIASNRHKVIPYFTDTYLLGKNERARVALVADNPGVWMFHCHVIDHMETGLMAAIEVA; translated from the coding sequence GTGTCCCGATCCTTTTCCCGTCGACAAATCCTGGGTGGTCTTGCAGGCCTGGCCGTAGTCGGTGTGGGTGCCGGTGGCGCCTACCGCTATTGGCTGGGGAAAGTCGCCGAGGCCGAGGCCGGGCACGATTACGAGCTGATCGCCGCACCGTTGGACGTGGAACTGGTGCCGGGGCACAAGACCCCAGCCTGGGCGTTCGGGCCTTCGGCGCCCGGCACCGAGTTGCGGGTGCGCCAGGGCGAGTGGCTGCGGGTGCGCTTTATCAACCACCTGCCGGTCGCCACCACCATCCATTGGCATGGCATCCGCCTGCCGCTGGAAATGGACGGCGTGCCCTACGTCTCGCAATTGCCGGTGCTGCCCGGCGAATACTTCGACTACAAATTCCGTGTGCCGGACGCCGGCAGCTACTGGTATCACCCCCATGTGAACAGCAGCGAGGAACTCGGCCGTGGCCTGGTGGGGCCGTTGATCATCGAAGAACGCGAGCCCACCGGGTTCAAGCACGAACGTACCCTGAGCCTGAAAAGCTGGCATGTGGACGAGGAGGGCGCGTTCGTCGCCTTCAGCATTCCCCGTGAAGCCGCGCGTGGCGGCACCGCCGGGCGGCTTTCGACGATCAATGGCGTGTCCCAGGCGGTGATCGATCTGCCGGCCGGGCAGATCACCCGCGTGCGCCTGCTCAACCTCGATAACACCCTGACCTATCGTCTCAATATTCCGGGCGTCGAAGCGCAGATCTACGCGCTGGACGGCAACCCCATCGAGCCGCGCCCGCTGGGCAAGGAATACTGGCTCGGCCCCGGCATGCGCATTTGCCTGGCGATCAAGGCACCGCCGGCCGGCGAAGAACTGTCGATCCGCAACGGCCCGGTGCGTCTGGGCACGTTCCGTTCGGTGGCCAGCACGGATGCACCCGCGCAATGGCCGCCGGCACTGCCCGCCAACCCGATCAGCGAGCCGGACCTGGCCACTGCCGAGAAACTCAACTTCAATTTCGAATGGGTGGGCTCCGTCTCCGTGGATGATGGCAAGCCGCCGAGCCTGTGGCAGATCAATGGCAAAGCCTGGGACATCACCGACAAGACCTGCGCCGACCGCCCCATCGCCAAGCTGGAAAAGGGCAAGAGCTACATCTTCGAATTGAAGAACATGACCCAATACCAGCACCCGATCCACCTGCACGGCATGAGCTTCAAGGTGATCGCCTCTAACCGCCACAAGGTGATCCCTTACTTCACCGATACGTATTTGCTGGGCAAGAACGAGCGCGCGCGCGTGGCGTTGGTGGCGGATAACCCAGGGGTATGGATGTTCCACTGCCATGTGATCGACCATATGGAAACCGGCCTGATGGCCGCCATCGAGGTGGCGTGA
- the pdxJ gene encoding pyridoxine 5'-phosphate synthase, with protein sequence MTTSNRILLGVNIDHVATLRQARGTRYPDPVKAALDAEEAGADGITVHLREDRRHIQERDVLLLKDVLQTRMNFEMGVTEEMMQFAERIRPANICLVPETRQELTTEGGLDVAGQEARIKAAVERLSKIGSEVSLFIDADERQIEASRRVGAPAIELHTGRYADATTPTEVADELQRVIDGVNCGLNEGLIVNAGHGLHYHNVEAVAAIKGINELNIGHALVAHALFVGFKGAVAEMKALILAAAKS encoded by the coding sequence GTGACCACCAGCAATCGCATTCTTCTTGGCGTCAACATCGACCACGTCGCCACCCTGCGCCAGGCCCGGGGCACCCGTTACCCTGACCCGGTCAAGGCCGCGCTGGACGCCGAAGAAGCGGGCGCCGACGGCATCACCGTGCACCTGCGCGAAGACCGCCGCCACATCCAGGAGCGCGACGTGCTGCTGCTCAAGGACGTGCTGCAAACCCGCATGAACTTCGAGATGGGTGTCACCGAAGAAATGATGCAGTTCGCCGAGCGCATCCGCCCGGCGAATATCTGCCTGGTGCCGGAAACCCGCCAGGAGCTGACCACCGAAGGCGGCCTCGACGTGGCCGGCCAGGAAGCGCGGATCAAGGCGGCGGTGGAGCGCCTGTCGAAGATCGGCAGTGAAGTCTCGCTGTTCATCGATGCCGACGAGCGCCAGATCGAAGCCTCGCGCCGTGTCGGTGCACCGGCGATCGAACTGCACACCGGGCGTTACGCCGATGCCACCACGCCGACCGAAGTGGCCGACGAACTGCAACGCGTCATCGACGGAGTGAACTGCGGTCTCAATGAAGGGCTGATCGTCAACGCCGGCCATGGCCTGCACTACCACAACGTCGAGGCTGTGGCCGCGATCAAGGGCATCAACGAACTGAACATCGGCCATGCTCTGGTGGCCCACGCGCTGTTCGTCGGGTTCAAAGGTGCCGTGGCCGAGATGAAGGCGCTGATCCTGGCTGCCGCCAAGTCCTGA
- the recO gene encoding DNA repair protein RecO, which translates to MSASPPSQLAYVLHSRAYRETSALVDFLTPQGRLRAVLRSARGKAGTLARPFVALDVEFRGKGELKNVGRLESVGTSAWLNGEALFSGLYLNELLIRLLPSEDPHPGVFDHYAATLLALAEGRPLEPLLRAFEWRLLDDLGYGFELANDLHGDPVAADGLYRLQVDAGLERVYLLQPGLFHGAELLAMSEADWTAPGALSAAKRLMRQALAVHLGGRPLVSRELFRKP; encoded by the coding sequence ATGTCCGCTTCCCCCCCCAGCCAACTCGCCTACGTCCTGCACAGCCGCGCCTACCGCGAGACCAGCGCCCTGGTGGACTTCCTCACGCCTCAAGGCCGGCTGCGCGCGGTGTTGCGCAGCGCGCGGGGCAAGGCGGGTACGTTGGCGCGGCCTTTCGTGGCCTTGGACGTGGAGTTTCGCGGCAAGGGCGAGTTGAAGAACGTCGGTCGCCTGGAAAGCGTCGGTACCTCCGCCTGGCTCAATGGCGAGGCCCTGTTCAGCGGCCTGTACCTCAACGAACTGCTGATCCGCCTGCTCCCGTCTGAAGACCCCCACCCCGGCGTCTTTGATCACTACGCCGCGACCCTGCTGGCGTTGGCCGAAGGCCGCCCGTTGGAACCGCTGCTGCGCGCCTTCGAATGGCGCTTGCTCGACGACCTGGGCTACGGCTTCGAACTGGCCAACGACCTGCACGGCGACCCTGTCGCCGCCGATGGCCTGTACCGCCTGCAAGTGGACGCCGGCCTTGAGCGCGTGTACCTGCTGCAACCCGGCCTGTTCCACGGTGCCGAGCTGCTGGCCATGAGCGAAGCGGATTGGACCGCGCCGGGTGCGCTGTCCGCCGCCAAGCGTTTGATGCGCCAGGCCCTGGCCGTGCACCTGGGCGGGCGGCCGCTGGTCAGCCGCGAGTTGTTTCGAAAGCCCTGA
- the era gene encoding GTPase Era — protein sequence MTDSTATRCGYVAIVGRPNVGKSTLLNHILGQKLAITSRKPQTTRHNMLGIKTEGSVQAVYVDTPGMHKGGEKALNRYMNKTASAALKDVDVVIFVVDRTKWTDEDQMVLERVQYVTGPLIVALNKTDRIEDKAELMPHLTWLQEQLPNAQIMPISAQHGHNLEALERVIAGYLPENEHFFPEDQITDRSSRFLAAELVREKIMRQMGAELPYQITVEIEEFKQQGKTLHIHALILVERDGQKKIIIGDKGERIKRIGTEARKDMELLFDSKIMLNLWVKVKGGWSDDERALRSLGYGDL from the coding sequence ATGACTGATTCAACCGCAACACGCTGTGGCTACGTTGCCATCGTCGGCCGCCCCAACGTGGGCAAGTCCACGCTGCTCAACCACATCCTCGGCCAGAAGCTTGCTATCACGTCGCGCAAGCCGCAGACCACCCGTCACAACATGCTGGGCATCAAGACCGAAGGCAGCGTGCAGGCGGTCTATGTCGACACCCCGGGCATGCACAAAGGCGGCGAGAAAGCCCTCAACCGCTATATGAACAAAACCGCGTCGGCGGCGCTGAAAGACGTCGACGTGGTGATCTTCGTGGTCGACCGCACCAAGTGGACGGATGAAGACCAGATGGTCCTCGAGCGTGTGCAGTACGTCACCGGTCCGTTGATCGTCGCGCTGAACAAGACCGACCGCATCGAAGACAAAGCCGAGCTGATGCCGCATCTGACCTGGCTGCAGGAGCAACTGCCGAACGCCCAGATCATGCCAATTTCGGCCCAGCACGGGCATAACCTCGAAGCCCTGGAACGCGTGATTGCCGGTTACCTGCCGGAGAACGAGCACTTCTTCCCGGAAGACCAGATCACCGACCGCAGCAGCCGTTTCCTCGCCGCCGAACTGGTGCGTGAGAAAATCATGCGCCAGATGGGTGCCGAACTGCCGTACCAGATCACCGTCGAAATCGAAGAGTTCAAGCAGCAGGGCAAGACCTTGCACATCCATGCGCTGATCCTCGTCGAACGCGATGGCCAGAAGAAGATCATCATTGGCGACAAGGGCGAGCGCATCAAGCGTATCGGTACCGAGGCGCGCAAGGACATGGAATTGCTGTTCGACTCCAAGATCATGCTCAACCTGTGGGTGAAGGTGAAGGGTGGCTGGTCCGATGATGAGCGTGCGTTGCGTTCGCTCGGTTACGGCGACCTGTAA
- the rnc gene encoding ribonuclease III: MSVSLSRLERQLGYTFKDQELMVLALTHRSFAGRNNERLEFLGDAILNFAAGEALFERFPQAREGQLSRLRARLVKGETLAVLARGFGLGEYLRLGSGELKSGGFRRESILADALEALIGAIYLDAGMETAKERVVAWLASEIESLTLVDTNKDPKTRLQEYLQSRGCELPRYEVVDIQGEPHCRVFFVECEITLLNEKSRGQGVSRRIAEQVAAAAALIALGVENGHD; this comes from the coding sequence GTGAGCGTTTCTTTAAGCCGTCTCGAGCGCCAGCTCGGCTACACCTTCAAGGACCAGGAATTGATGGTCCTTGCCCTCACACACCGCAGCTTTGCAGGGCGCAACAACGAACGCCTGGAATTCCTCGGTGATGCCATCCTCAATTTTGCCGCCGGTGAGGCGCTGTTCGAACGTTTTCCTCAAGCGCGCGAAGGCCAGCTTTCGCGCCTGCGCGCACGCCTTGTGAAAGGCGAGACCCTGGCCGTGCTGGCCCGAGGTTTCGGCCTGGGCGAGTACCTGCGGCTGGGTTCCGGCGAATTGAAAAGCGGCGGTTTTCGTCGCGAGTCGATCCTGGCTGATGCCCTGGAAGCCTTGATCGGTGCGATCTACCTCGATGCAGGGATGGAGACGGCCAAGGAGCGTGTGGTCGCCTGGCTGGCTTCGGAAATCGAAAGCCTGACACTGGTCGACACCAACAAAGATCCCAAGACCCGCCTGCAGGAATACCTGCAGTCCCGTGGTTGCGAACTGCCACGCTACGAAGTGGTGGATATCCAGGGTGAGCCGCATTGCCGCGTGTTCTTCGTGGAATGTGAAATCACCTTACTGAACGAAAAAAGCCGAGGTCAGGGTGTGAGCCGTCGTATTGCCGAACAGGTAGCGGCCGCTGCAGCACTGATTGCCCTGGGCGTGGAGAATGGCCATGACTGA
- the lepB gene encoding signal peptidase I has translation MSLNFPLLLVIAVAVCGFLALLDLVFFAPRRRAAIASYQGSVSQPDGVVIEKLNKEPLLVEYGKSFFPVLFIVLVLRSFLVEPFQIPSGSMKPTLDVGDFILVNKFSYGIRLPVIDKKVIEIGDPQRGDVMVFRYPADPSVNYIKRVIGLPGDTVRYTNDKHLYVNGQLITDQMIGTTYDPQLGDVAVYKEQVGASEHLVHKAMGRSMPGGQWTVPAGHYFMMGDNRDNSNDSRYWDDASIPKEMLGMVPDGNIVGKAFAVWMSWPEPKLSHLPNFSRVGLIK, from the coding sequence ATGTCGCTAAATTTCCCGCTGTTGCTGGTCATCGCCGTTGCCGTTTGCGGTTTCCTGGCGTTGCTCGATCTGGTGTTCTTCGCCCCGCGTCGGCGGGCGGCTATCGCGTCCTATCAGGGCAGCGTCAGCCAGCCCGACGGCGTGGTGATCGAGAAGCTGAACAAAGAGCCTTTGCTGGTTGAATACGGCAAGTCGTTCTTTCCGGTGCTGTTCATCGTATTGGTGCTGCGTTCGTTCCTGGTGGAGCCGTTCCAGATCCCGTCGGGGTCGATGAAACCTACCCTGGACGTGGGTGACTTCATCCTGGTGAACAAGTTTTCCTACGGGATTCGCCTGCCGGTGATCGACAAAAAGGTCATTGAGATCGGCGACCCGCAGCGTGGTGACGTGATGGTGTTCCGCTACCCGGCTGACCCCAGCGTGAACTACATCAAGCGGGTCATCGGTTTGCCGGGTGATACGGTGCGCTATACCAACGACAAGCACTTGTACGTCAACGGTCAGTTGATTACCGACCAGATGATCGGCACCACCTACGATCCGCAATTGGGTGATGTCGCGGTCTATAAGGAGCAGGTTGGCGCTTCCGAGCACCTTGTCCACAAAGCCATGGGGCGTTCCATGCCGGGTGGGCAATGGACTGTCCCGGCGGGTCATTACTTCATGATGGGTGACAACCGCGACAACTCCAACGACAGCCGCTATTGGGATGACGCCAGCATTCCCAAAGAGATGCTGGGCATGGTCCCTGACGGAAATATCGTCGGCAAGGCCTTTGCGGTCTGGATGAGCTGGCCGGAACCCAAACTCAGCCACCTGCCGAATTTCTCGCGGGTCGGGCTGATCAAGTAA
- the lepA gene encoding translation elongation factor 4: MSDLSHIRNFSIIAHIDHGKSTLADRFIQMCGGLAEREMEAQVLDSMDLERERGITIKAHSVTLYYTAKDGIKYQLNFIDTPGHVDFTYEVSRSLAACEGALLVVDAGQGVEAQSVANCYTAIEQGLEVMPVLNKIDLPQADPDRVKEEIEKIIGIDATDAVECSAKTGLGVDEVLERLVKTIPAPTGNYEDPLQALIIDSWFDNYLGVVSLVRVRHGRVKKGDKILVKSTGKIHLVDSVGVFNPKHTATVDLKAGEVGFIIAGIKDIHGAPVGDTLTLSSTPDVDVLPGFKRIQPQVYAGLFPVSSDDFEDFREALQKLTLNDSSLQYTPESSDALGFGFRCGFLGMLHMEIIQERLEREYDLDLITTAPTVIFELALKTGETIYVDNPSKLPDLSSIEDMREPIVRANILVPQEHLGNVITLCIEKRGVQHDMLFLGTQVQVTYDLPMNEVVLDFFDRLKSTSRGYASLDYHFDRYQSANLVKLDVLINGDKVDALALIVHKDNAHYKGRQLTEKMKELIPRQMFDVAIQAAIGGQIIARTSVKALRKNVLAKCYGGDVSRKRKLLEKQKAGKKRMKQVGNVEIPQEAFLAVLRLDS; this comes from the coding sequence GTGAGTGATTTGAGTCATATCCGCAATTTCTCCATCATCGCCCACATTGACCATGGTAAGTCGACGCTGGCCGATCGATTCATCCAGATGTGCGGCGGCCTTGCCGAGCGTGAAATGGAAGCCCAGGTACTGGACTCCATGGACCTCGAACGCGAGCGCGGGATCACCATCAAGGCCCACAGCGTTACCCTGTACTACACCGCCAAAGACGGTATCAAGTACCAACTCAACTTCATCGACACCCCGGGCCACGTTGACTTCACCTATGAAGTCAGCCGTTCCCTGGCCGCCTGTGAAGGCGCGTTGCTGGTGGTGGATGCGGGGCAGGGCGTTGAAGCCCAATCCGTGGCCAACTGCTACACCGCCATTGAGCAAGGCCTGGAAGTGATGCCGGTGCTGAACAAGATCGACTTGCCGCAAGCCGATCCGGACCGCGTAAAAGAAGAAATCGAAAAAATCATCGGCATTGACGCCACCGACGCCGTCGAGTGCAGCGCCAAGACCGGCCTGGGCGTCGACGAAGTGCTCGAGCGCCTGGTCAAGACCATCCCCGCTCCCACCGGCAACTACGAAGATCCGCTGCAAGCGTTGATCATCGACTCCTGGTTCGACAACTACCTGGGCGTTGTCTCCCTGGTACGCGTGCGCCATGGCCGTGTGAAGAAAGGCGACAAGATCCTGGTCAAGTCCACCGGCAAGATCCATCTGGTGGACAGCGTCGGTGTATTCAACCCCAAGCACACCGCCACTGTTGACCTGAAAGCCGGTGAAGTCGGCTTCATCATCGCCGGTATCAAGGACATCCACGGTGCGCCGGTCGGTGACACCCTGACCTTGAGTTCCACCCCCGACGTCGACGTGCTGCCAGGCTTCAAGCGCATCCAGCCGCAGGTTTACGCCGGCTTGTTCCCGGTCAGCTCCGACGACTTCGAAGACTTCCGCGAAGCCCTGCAAAAGCTCACCCTCAACGACTCGTCGTTGCAGTACACCCCGGAAAGCTCCGACGCCCTGGGCTTCGGCTTTCGCTGCGGGTTCCTGGGCATGCTGCACATGGAGATCATCCAGGAGCGTCTCGAGCGCGAATACGACCTGGACCTGATCACCACCGCGCCGACCGTTATTTTCGAGCTGGCGCTGAAAACCGGTGAAACGATTTACGTCGACAACCCGTCCAAGCTTCCAGACCTGTCCTCCATTGAAGACATGCGCGAACCGATCGTGCGGGCCAATATTCTTGTGCCGCAGGAACACCTGGGCAACGTCATTACTCTGTGTATCGAAAAGCGTGGCGTACAGCACGACATGCTGTTCCTCGGTACCCAGGTGCAAGTGACCTACGATTTGCCGATGAACGAAGTGGTGCTGGACTTCTTCGACCGTCTCAAATCCACCAGCCGCGGCTATGCTTCGCTGGATTACCATTTCGATCGATACCAATCGGCCAATCTGGTGAAGCTGGATGTGTTGATCAACGGCGACAAGGTTGATGCCTTGGCACTGATCGTGCACAAGGACAATGCGCATTACAAAGGTCGCCAGTTGACCGAGAAGATGAAAGAACTGATTCCGCGCCAGATGTTCGACGTCGCGATCCAGGCCGCCATTGGCGGGCAGATCATCGCGCGGACCTCCGTCAAGGCACTCAGAAAGAACGTATTGGCCAAATGCTACGGTGGTGACGTAAGCCGTAAGCGCAAGCTGCTTGAGAAGCAAAAGGCCGGTAAAAAACGCATGAAGCAAGTGGGCAACGTGGAAATTCCACAAGAAGCCTTCCTTGCGGTGCTCAGGTTGGATAGTTAG
- the lptG gene encoding LPS export ABC transporter permease LptG — protein sequence MAKLDRYIGSSVLIAILAVLGIILGLASLFAFIDEVGNVSDTYTVWDVLSYVALTAPRRLYDMMPMAALIGCLIGLGSLASNSELTIMRAAGVSIGRIVWAVMKPMLLLMACSVLIGEYVAPPAETTAQANRALAQGSGDAQSAKHGLWHRQGDEFIHINAVQPGGLLIGVTRYTFDKERHLLSSSFAKRAQYGDEKWQLNDVTTTYFRNIGQGTKATTEVINVPSQEWDIALKPELLNTVVMIPESLPISGLWGYIHYLKDQGLNNGRYWLAFWVKVLQPVVTAALVLMAISFIFGPLRSVTLGQRVFTGVLVGFTFRIAQDLLGPSSLVFGFSPLFAVLVPTAICALAGFWLLRRAG from the coding sequence GTGGCTAAGCTCGATCGCTACATTGGTAGCAGCGTACTGATCGCCATCCTGGCGGTATTGGGCATCATCCTGGGCCTGGCGTCGTTGTTCGCCTTCATCGATGAAGTGGGCAACGTCAGCGATACCTATACCGTGTGGGACGTGCTGAGCTATGTGGCCCTCACCGCACCGCGTCGTCTCTACGACATGATGCCGATGGCCGCGCTGATCGGCTGCCTGATCGGCCTGGGCAGCCTGGCCAGCAACAGCGAATTGACCATCATGCGCGCCGCCGGCGTGTCCATCGGCCGTATCGTCTGGGCGGTGATGAAACCCATGCTGCTGCTGATGGCGTGCAGCGTGCTGATCGGCGAATACGTCGCGCCACCCGCTGAAACCACGGCCCAGGCCAATCGCGCACTGGCCCAGGGTTCGGGCGATGCGCAAAGCGCCAAGCACGGCCTGTGGCATCGCCAGGGTGACGAATTCATCCACATCAACGCCGTACAACCCGGCGGCCTGTTGATTGGCGTGACGCGCTACACCTTTGACAAGGAGCGCCACCTGCTGTCGTCGAGCTTCGCCAAGCGGGCGCAATACGGCGACGAAAAATGGCAGCTTAACGACGTCACCACCACCTACTTCCGCAATATCGGCCAAGGCACGAAGGCCACCACCGAAGTGATCAATGTGCCGAGCCAGGAGTGGGATATCGCCCTTAAGCCGGAGCTGCTCAATACCGTCGTGATGATCCCGGAAAGCCTGCCGATTTCCGGGTTGTGGGGCTACATCCACTACCTGAAGGACCAGGGCCTGAACAACGGTCGTTACTGGCTGGCATTCTGGGTCAAGGTGTTGCAGCCGGTCGTGACCGCCGCGCTGGTCCTGATGGCGATCTCGTTCATCTTCGGCCCGTTGCGCTCGGTAACCCTCGGCCAGCGTGTGTTTACCGGTGTGCTGGTGGGTTTCACCTTCCGCATTGCCCAGGACCTGCTCGGCCCGTCCAGCCTGGTGTTCGGCTTCTCGCCGCTGTTTGCGGTGCTGGTGCCCACGGCCATCTGCGCCCTGGCCGGGTTCTGGCTGTTGCGCCGGGCCGGTTGA
- the lptF gene encoding LPS export ABC transporter permease LptF, producing MIVFRYLSREVLLTLSAVSAVLLVIIMSGRFVKYLAQAASGALDPGSLFLIMGFRLPGFLQLILPLGLFLGILLAYGRLYLESEMTVLSATGMSQQRLLGMTMIPAAGVALIVAWLSLSLAPQGAMQFQLVLNKQDAMTEFDTLEPGRFQALNDGSRVTYTETLTDDRANLGGVFISEKRLGQDKKDRGISILVADSGRQEVRPDGSRYLILENGYRYDGSPGMADYRAIQYDTYGVMLARPDISDEVTDRDAIPTTELFGSQELRSIAELQWRISLPLLVFIVTLMAVPLSRVNPRQGRFLKLLPAILLYMAYLTILISARGSLEKGKLSPTLGLWWVHGIFLVIGLGLLYWEPIRLKMKSRRGQKELARG from the coding sequence TTGATCGTCTTCCGTTATCTGTCCCGCGAAGTCCTGTTGACCCTGAGTGCCGTGAGTGCGGTCCTGCTGGTCATCATCATGAGTGGTCGTTTCGTCAAATACCTGGCCCAGGCTGCCTCCGGCGCGCTGGACCCGGGCTCGCTGTTCCTGATCATGGGCTTTCGCCTGCCAGGCTTTTTGCAGCTGATCCTGCCGTTGGGCCTGTTCCTCGGGATCCTGCTGGCTTACGGCCGCCTGTACCTCGAAAGCGAAATGACCGTGCTCTCGGCCACCGGCATGAGCCAGCAGCGCCTGCTGGGCATGACCATGATCCCGGCCGCCGGCGTTGCGCTGATCGTGGCCTGGCTGAGCTTGAGCCTGGCGCCTCAGGGGGCGATGCAGTTCCAGTTGGTGCTGAACAAACAGGACGCGATGACCGAGTTCGACACCCTCGAACCCGGCCGTTTCCAGGCGCTCAACGATGGCTCCCGGGTGACCTACACCGAAACCCTGACCGACGACCGCGCCAACCTGGGCGGGGTGTTCATCTCCGAGAAACGCCTGGGCCAGGACAAGAAGGACCGTGGTATTTCCATACTGGTGGCTGATTCGGGTCGCCAGGAAGTGCGTCCGGATGGCAGCCGCTACCTGATCCTGGAAAACGGCTACCGCTACGATGGCAGCCCAGGCATGGCCGATTACCGCGCCATTCAGTACGACACCTACGGCGTGATGTTGGCGCGTCCGGATATCAGTGATGAAGTCACCGACCGCGACGCCATCCCGACTACCGAACTGTTCGGCAGCCAGGAGCTGCGCTCCATCGCTGAGCTGCAGTGGCGAATTTCGCTGCCGCTGCTGGTGTTTATCGTGACCTTGATGGCCGTGCCGCTGTCGCGTGTCAACCCGCGCCAGGGCCGGTTCCTCAAGCTGCTGCCGGCAATCCTGTTGTACATGGCGTACCTGACCATCCTGATTTCCGCCCGTGGCTCCCTGGAAAAAGGCAAGCTGTCGCCGACCCTGGGCTTGTGGTGGGTGCACGGGATCTTCCTGGTCATCGGCCTGGGGCTGCTCTACTGGGAACCGATCCGTTTGAAAATGAAGAGCCGTCGTGGCCAGAAGGAGTTGGCTCGTGGCTAA